Proteins from a genomic interval of Micromonospora sp. NBC_00389:
- a CDS encoding tyrosine-type recombinase/integrase, whose amino-acid sequence MALIEEFLIARATRKPSPHTLAAYRRDLHAVAALVAEDDTAPLPHETLLITDLSPRVMRAAFARFAAPRAAASVHRAWSTWNSFFTFLVADGVVAGNPMPAVGRPRALLPQPKPLRGADTPELLLASAARDDGRQRDPWPQRDVAVLAVALCAGLRLSELLALRVSSLAGRPGERRVEVAGKGGRPRVVPIEADLDRVLVDYLDSRARRFGSRSVRPDSALLVDRHGEPLRRGGLQYLVESCYRRAGIGDRVPRGARLHALRHTFATRLAEDGASAAEIMRLLGHASLASSQTYIEVTAGQQRDAVRANRTNRALAALVPADQAAAAR is encoded by the coding sequence ATGGCTTTGATCGAGGAGTTCCTGATCGCCCGGGCGACTCGCAAGCCCTCCCCCCACACTCTCGCCGCGTACCGGCGGGACCTGCACGCGGTGGCTGCCCTGGTTGCCGAGGATGACACCGCTCCCCTCCCCCACGAGACACTGTTGATCACCGACCTCTCCCCCCGGGTGATGCGGGCGGCCTTCGCCCGGTTCGCCGCACCCCGGGCCGCAGCGTCGGTGCACCGGGCCTGGTCCACCTGGAACAGCTTCTTCACGTTCCTGGTGGCCGATGGGGTGGTGGCGGGCAATCCGATGCCGGCCGTCGGCCGCCCCCGGGCACTACTCCCCCAGCCGAAGCCGTTGCGCGGCGCCGACACCCCCGAGCTGCTGCTCGCCTCGGCCGCGCGCGACGACGGCCGGCAGCGCGACCCGTGGCCGCAGCGGGATGTGGCGGTGCTGGCGGTGGCGCTCTGTGCCGGGCTGCGCCTGTCGGAGCTGCTCGCGCTGCGGGTCAGCTCGCTGGCCGGTCGGCCCGGTGAACGGCGGGTCGAGGTGGCCGGCAAGGGCGGGCGGCCACGGGTGGTGCCGATCGAGGCCGACCTGGACCGGGTGCTGGTGGACTACCTGGACAGTCGGGCCCGGCGCTTCGGGTCGCGGTCGGTACGCCCCGACTCGGCGTTGCTGGTGGACCGGCACGGCGAGCCGCTGCGCCGCGGCGGGCTCCAGTACCTGGTGGAGTCGTGTTACCGGCGGGCGGGCATCGGTGACCGGGTGCCGCGTGGGGCGCGGTTGCACGCGCTTCGGCACACGTTCGCCACCCGGCTGGCCGAGGACGGGGCGAGTGCTGCGGAGATCATGCGGTTGCTGGGGCACGCGTCTTTGGCGTCGTCGCAGACGTACATCGAGGTGACGGCCGGGCAGCAGCGCGACGCGGTGCGGGCCAACCGGACCAACCGCGCCCTGGCCGCGCTCGTACCGGCCGACCAGGCGGCCGCGGCGCGGTGA
- a CDS encoding GNAT family N-acetyltransferase gives MSSGDLGQRLACVQRSWTPQQRLHVGNVAWAGAHGDGSPVPDATLGWGDPLVGFADVWHPAVSGEPAQASLHMGPASTAAQRAAAVDELLDLAPHVSVEVSRADVGLIRALAERGFRSADAPWFVQLWRDLTQLADLQARTDVNGYTIRAVRDDELAERVDVHRRCWAPARIKEMLGLPVTGTEPGSSFSLDKHRAVTASPVYRAELDVVAVAADGSFAAFGLAWLDLEAGCVLVEPVGTDPDHGKRGLAGALCTKIFQVARDLGATQAIVGPRGDDGYPVPRRLYAGLGMHEVTQFVPMSTSP, from the coding sequence ATGAGCAGCGGCGATCTCGGCCAGCGGCTGGCCTGCGTCCAGCGATCGTGGACCCCTCAACAGCGCCTGCACGTTGGCAATGTCGCCTGGGCCGGTGCCCACGGGGACGGCAGCCCGGTCCCGGATGCCACCCTTGGCTGGGGCGATCCGCTGGTGGGGTTCGCCGACGTGTGGCATCCGGCAGTGTCAGGCGAGCCGGCACAGGCCTCCCTGCACATGGGACCGGCCTCGACCGCCGCGCAGCGGGCCGCCGCGGTAGACGAGCTGCTTGACCTGGCACCCCACGTCAGCGTCGAGGTGTCCCGGGCGGACGTGGGCCTCATTCGAGCCTTGGCCGAGCGTGGCTTTCGTAGCGCCGACGCGCCCTGGTTCGTGCAGCTGTGGCGTGACCTGACGCAGCTTGCCGACCTGCAGGCGCGCACCGACGTCAACGGGTACACCATCCGTGCTGTCCGCGACGATGAGCTAGCCGAGCGGGTCGACGTGCACCGCCGGTGCTGGGCGCCGGCGAGGATCAAGGAGATGCTGGGCCTGCCGGTGACCGGTACCGAGCCCGGGTCGAGCTTTTCGCTCGACAAGCATCGTGCCGTGACGGCCTCGCCGGTCTACCGCGCCGAGCTGGATGTGGTGGCGGTCGCCGCGGACGGTTCGTTCGCGGCCTTCGGGTTGGCCTGGCTGGACCTCGAAGCTGGATGTGTGCTCGTCGAACCGGTCGGGACCGACCCGGACCACGGCAAGCGCGGCCTGGCGGGTGCGCTCTGCACGAAGATCTTCCAGGTGGCCCGTGACCTCGGGGCTACCCAGGCGATCGTCGGCCCTCGTGGCGACGACGGCTACCCGGTCCCGCGCCGGCTCTACGCCGGGCTTGGGATGCACGAGGTGACGCAGTTCGTTCCCATGTCCACATCGCCATGA